A single Cyprinus carpio isolate SPL01 chromosome A20, ASM1834038v1, whole genome shotgun sequence DNA region contains:
- the LOC109080223 gene encoding alpha-taxilin-like isoform X5 — protein MMEGSDQTSENTNEQVNEPEEQPVDPMEDFSRQLEDIINTYGAASSLMQEQISILESEEKKEEEAKADEEADPQEAGASPEKEQKADKKLLTGLGKEAASLLQSLNMLGSPEEKVEMVLKKYTELMGQVEEHRTEKKQLEQLQQRQGLLVKQRDQLQFEHSRAILARSKLEMLCRELQRHNRTLKEESLQRLREDEMKRKEITAHFQSTLVDIQNQIEQHSNRNNKLCQENSELASKLKTIIEQYERREQTLEKIFKHRDLQQKLSDAKLEEANMLLSQAEEKHNREKEYLLKEAIEKTKKCYAMKEQELQMKKQLVLYSQKFDEFQNTLAKSNEIYITFKQEMDKMTKKMKKLEKESNIWKTRFESCNKALVEMIDERSEKAKEFELFTMKIDRLETLCRSLQDERKSLYSKIKEIRSSEKDLAPAVDLPQVDELPELVQLPESAPNPMLTAEMKRLREEQIRLQEFAASLVSSITDDAGESDSEEEETAQKIPEIPEATKLESTEPVDKPESIKEEPSTTEENKQEVVSVNQEKIPTNPEPTKSEMESKLSQEPLQPEISEQKTGKQESAKDEPSQEEVTKAEETVEQESTQPKPVMKEDSKDTAVKPELPEPEPPRQELLKEGQPKLVTKEECKLEAVKPELPEPEPELPKQEPFKEKPKPVTKEECKLEAVKPELPEPEPPKQEPLKEEQPKPVTKEECKLEAVKPELPEPELPKQEPLKEEHVDKAAAASEEPKAQATKPKASKSQEAKAKAGKAQPKKQSSAKKKGSAKGQNKS, from the exons ATGATGGAGGGCAGTGACCAGACCTCTGAGAACACCAATGAACAAGTCAATGAGCCTGAAGAGCAGCCAGTGGACCCGATGGAGGACTTCAGCCGGCAGCTAGAGGATATAATCAACACGTATGGAGCGGCATCGAGCCTGATGCAGGAGCAGATCTCCATCCTGGAGTCTGAGGAGAAAAAGGAAGAGGAGGCAAAGGCTGATGAAGAGGCTGACCCACAAGAAGCTGGTGCCAGTCCAGAGAAGGAGCAAAAAGCTGATAAGAAACTCCTCACGGGCCTGG GTAAAGAGGCCGCATCCTTATTGCAAAGCCTGAACATGCTCGGCTCACCAGAAGAGAAAGTGGAAATGGTGTTGAAGAAATACACTGAGTTG atGGGGCAGGTGGAGGAACACAGGACTGAGAAGAAACAGCTGGAGCAGCTTCAGCAGAGACAGGGTCTTCTGGTCAAGCAGAGAGATCAGCTTCAGTTCGAGCACAGTCGTGCCATTCTGGCCCGCAGCAAGCTGGAGATGCTCTGCAGGGAGCTTCAGAGACATAACAGGACACTGAAG GAGGAGAGTCTGCAAAGGCTGCGGGAGGATGAAATGAAGCGGAAGGAGATCACCGCTCATTTCCAGAGCACGCTGGTGGACATTCAGAATCAGATCGAGCAGCACAGTAACCGCAACAACAAGCTATGCCAAGAGAACAGTGAGCTGGCCAGCAAACTCAAGACCATCATAGAGCAGTATGAGCGGAGAGAACAG ACTTTAGAGAAGATCTTCAAACACAGAGATCTACAGCAGAAACTGTCTGATGCCAAGCTGGAAGAAGCCAACATGCTCCTCAGTCAAGCTGAAGAGAAGCACAACAGGGAGAAGGAATAT TTGCTTAAAGAGGCtattgaaaaaacaaagaaatgctaCGCGATGAAGGAGCAGGAGTTACAGATGAAGAAACAG CTTGTGTTGTACTCCCAGAAGTTTGATGAGTTtcagaacacactagcaaaaAGCAATGAAATTTACATCACTTTCAAACAGGAGATGGACAAG aTGACAAAGAAGATGAAAAAGCTGGAAAAAGAGTCAAACATATGGAAGACACGGTTTGAAAGCTGCAATAAAGCTCTTGTTGAAATGATTGATGAG AGATCAGAAAAGGCCAAAGAGTTTGAACTCTTCACTATGAAAATCGACCGTCTGGAGACTCTGTGCCGATCACTGCAGGATGAAAGAAAAAGTTTATATAGCAAGATTAAAGAAATACGGTCCTCAGAAAAGGATCTAGCACCTGCAGTGGATTTGCCCCAAGTAGATGAGCTTCCAGAGCTTGTCCAACTTCCTGAGTCAGCTCCCAACCCCATGTTGACCGCAGAGATGAAGAGGCTGCGAGAGGAGCAGATTCGTCTGCAGGAGTTTGCAGCTTCCTTGGTAAGTTCCATAACAGATGATGCTGGAGAATCTGATAGTGAGGAAGAGGAGACGGCACAAAAGATTCCAGAAATTCCTGAGGCTACCAAACTTGAGTCCACCGAACCAGTGGATAAACCAGAATCAATAAAAGAGGAACCCTCTaccacagaagaaaacaaacaagaggTTGTTAGTGTAAACCAAGAGAAGATACCCACAAATCCTGAACCCACCAAATCTGAGATGGAATCCAAACTTTCTCAAGAGCCTCTACAACCAGAGATCAGTGAACAAAAGACAGGAAAACAAGAATCAGCCAAAGATGAACCAAGCCAGGAAGAGGTGACAAAAGCAGAAGAGACGGTCGAACAGGAATCCACTCAGCCAAAGCCTGTCATGAAAGAAGACAGCAAAGATACAGCTGTTAAACCTGAGCTACCTGAACCAGAGCCGCCCAGACAAGAACTCCTCAAAGAAGGGCAGCCAAAGCTTGTCACTAAAGAAGAGTGCAAACTTGAAGCTGTTAAACCTGAGTTACCTGAACCAGAACCAGAGCTTCCCAAACAAGAGCCCTTCAAAGAGAAGCCAAAGCCTGTCACTAAAGAAGAGTGCAAACTTGAAGCTGTTAAACCTGAGTTACCTGAACCAGAGCCGCCCAAACAAGAGCCCCTCAAAGAGGAGCAGCCAAAGCCTGTCACGAAAGAAGAGTGCAAACTTGAAGCTGTTAAACCTGAGTTACCTGAACCAGAGCTGCCCAAAC AAGAGCCCCTCAAAGAGGAGCATGTTGATAAAGCCGCAGCTGCCTCTGAGGAACCCAAAGCACAGGCGACAAAACCTAAAGCCTCAAAATCTCAAGAGGCAAAAGCGAAGGCCGGCAAAGCCCAGCCTAAAAAACAAAGTTCAGCCAAGAAGAAAGGTTCTGCAAAGGGTCAGAATAAAAGCTAA
- the LOC109080223 gene encoding beta-taxilin-like isoform X3 — protein sequence MMEGSDQTSENTNEQVNEPEEQPVDPMEDFSRQLEDIINTYGAASSLMQEQISILESEEKKEEEAKADEEADPQEAGASPEKEQKADKKLLTGLGKEAASLLQSLNMLGSPEEKVEMVLKKYTELVEEHRTEKKQLEQLQQRQGLLVKQRDQLQFEHSRAILARSKLEMLCRELQRHNRTLKEESLQRLREDEMKRKEITAHFQSTLVDIQNQIEQHSNRNNKLCQENSELASKLKTIIEQYERREQTLEKIFKHRDLQQKLSDAKLEEANMLLSQAEEKHNREKEYLLKEAIEKTKKCYAMKEQELQMKKQLVLYSQKFDEFQNTLAKSNEIYITFKQEMDKMTKKMKKLEKESNIWKTRFESCNKALVEMIDERSEKAKEFELFTMKIDRLETLCRSLQDERKSLYSKIKEIRSSEKDLAPAVDLPQVDELPELVQLPESAPNPMLTAEMKRLREEQIRLQEFAASLVSSITDDAGESDSEEEETAQKIPEIPEATKLESTEPVDKPESIKEEPSTTEENKQEVVSVNQEKIPTNPEPTKSEMESKLSQEPLQPEISEQKTGKQESAKDEPSQEEVTKAEETVEQESTQPKPVMKEDSKDTAVKPELPEPEPPRQELLKEGQPKLVTKEECKLEAVKPELPEPEPELPKQEPFKEKPKPVTKEECKLEAVKPELPEPEPPKQEPLKEEQPKPVTKEECKLEAVKPELPEPELPKHEPLKEEQPKPFTKEECKPEAVKPELPEPEPPKQEPLKEEQPKPFTKEECKDSSSSIVKPELPEPEPPKQEPLKEEQPKPVTKEECKLEAVKPELPEPELPKQEPLKEEHVDKAAAASEEPKAQATKPKASKSQEAKAKAGKAQPKKQSSAKKKGSAKGQNKS from the exons ATGATGGAGGGCAGTGACCAGACCTCTGAGAACACCAATGAACAAGTCAATGAGCCTGAAGAGCAGCCAGTGGACCCGATGGAGGACTTCAGCCGGCAGCTAGAGGATATAATCAACACGTATGGAGCGGCATCGAGCCTGATGCAGGAGCAGATCTCCATCCTGGAGTCTGAGGAGAAAAAGGAAGAGGAGGCAAAGGCTGATGAAGAGGCTGACCCACAAGAAGCTGGTGCCAGTCCAGAGAAGGAGCAAAAAGCTGATAAGAAACTCCTCACGGGCCTGG GTAAAGAGGCCGCATCCTTATTGCAAAGCCTGAACATGCTCGGCTCACCAGAAGAGAAAGTGGAAATGGTGTTGAAGAAATACACTGAGTTG GTGGAGGAACACAGGACTGAGAAGAAACAGCTGGAGCAGCTTCAGCAGAGACAGGGTCTTCTGGTCAAGCAGAGAGATCAGCTTCAGTTCGAGCACAGTCGTGCCATTCTGGCCCGCAGCAAGCTGGAGATGCTCTGCAGGGAGCTTCAGAGACATAACAGGACACTGAAG GAGGAGAGTCTGCAAAGGCTGCGGGAGGATGAAATGAAGCGGAAGGAGATCACCGCTCATTTCCAGAGCACGCTGGTGGACATTCAGAATCAGATCGAGCAGCACAGTAACCGCAACAACAAGCTATGCCAAGAGAACAGTGAGCTGGCCAGCAAACTCAAGACCATCATAGAGCAGTATGAGCGGAGAGAACAG ACTTTAGAGAAGATCTTCAAACACAGAGATCTACAGCAGAAACTGTCTGATGCCAAGCTGGAAGAAGCCAACATGCTCCTCAGTCAAGCTGAAGAGAAGCACAACAGGGAGAAGGAATAT TTGCTTAAAGAGGCtattgaaaaaacaaagaaatgctaCGCGATGAAGGAGCAGGAGTTACAGATGAAGAAACAG CTTGTGTTGTACTCCCAGAAGTTTGATGAGTTtcagaacacactagcaaaaAGCAATGAAATTTACATCACTTTCAAACAGGAGATGGACAAG aTGACAAAGAAGATGAAAAAGCTGGAAAAAGAGTCAAACATATGGAAGACACGGTTTGAAAGCTGCAATAAAGCTCTTGTTGAAATGATTGATGAG AGATCAGAAAAGGCCAAAGAGTTTGAACTCTTCACTATGAAAATCGACCGTCTGGAGACTCTGTGCCGATCACTGCAGGATGAAAGAAAAAGTTTATATAGCAAGATTAAAGAAATACGGTCCTCAGAAAAGGATCTAGCACCTGCAGTGGATTTGCCCCAAGTAGATGAGCTTCCAGAGCTTGTCCAACTTCCTGAGTCAGCTCCCAACCCCATGTTGACCGCAGAGATGAAGAGGCTGCGAGAGGAGCAGATTCGTCTGCAGGAGTTTGCAGCTTCCTTGGTAAGTTCCATAACAGATGATGCTGGAGAATCTGATAGTGAGGAAGAGGAGACGGCACAAAAGATTCCAGAAATTCCTGAGGCTACCAAACTTGAGTCCACCGAACCAGTGGATAAACCAGAATCAATAAAAGAGGAACCCTCTaccacagaagaaaacaaacaagaggTTGTTAGTGTAAACCAAGAGAAGATACCCACAAATCCTGAACCCACCAAATCTGAGATGGAATCCAAACTTTCTCAAGAGCCTCTACAACCAGAGATCAGTGAACAAAAGACAGGAAAACAAGAATCAGCCAAAGATGAACCAAGCCAGGAAGAGGTGACAAAAGCAGAAGAGACGGTCGAACAGGAATCCACTCAGCCAAAGCCTGTCATGAAAGAAGACAGCAAAGATACAGCTGTTAAACCTGAGCTACCTGAACCAGAGCCGCCCAGACAAGAACTCCTCAAAGAAGGGCAGCCAAAGCTTGTCACTAAAGAAGAGTGCAAACTTGAAGCTGTTAAACCTGAGTTACCTGAACCAGAACCAGAGCTTCCCAAACAAGAGCCCTTCAAAGAGAAGCCAAAGCCTGTCACTAAAGAAGAGTGCAAACTTGAAGCTGTTAAACCTGAGTTACCTGAACCAGAGCCGCCCAAACAAGAGCCCCTCAAAGAGGAGCAGCCAAAGCCTGTCACGAAAGAAGAGTGCAAACTTGAAGCTGTTAAACCTGAGTTACCTGAACCAGAGCTGCCCAAACATGAGCCCCTCAAAGAGGAGCAGCCAAAGCCTTTCACGAAAGAAGAGTGCAAACCTGAAGCTGTTAAACCTGAGTTACCTGAACCAGAGCCACCCAAACAAGAGCCCCTCAAAGAGGAGCAGCCAAAGCCTTTCACGAAAGAAGAGTGCAAAGATTCAAGTAGCTCAATTGTTAAGCCTGAGCTACCTGAACCAGAGCCACCCAAACAAGAGCCCCTCAAAGAGGAGCAGCCAAAGCCTGTCACGAAAGAAGAGTGCAAACTTGAAGCTGTTAAACCTGAGTTACCTGAACCAGAGCTGCCCAAACAAGAGCCCCTCAAAGAGGAGCATGTTGATAAAGCCGCAGCTGCCTCTGAGGAACCCAAAGCACAGGCGACAAAACCTAAAGCCTCAAAATCTCAAGAGGCAAAAGCGAAGGCCGGCAAAGCCCAGCCTAAAAAACAAAGTTCAGCCAAGAAGAAAGGTTCTGCAAAGGGTCAGAATAAAAGCTAA
- the LOC109080223 gene encoding beta-taxilin-like isoform X1: MMEGSDQTSENTNEQVNEPEEQPVDPMEDFSRQLEDIINTYGAASSLMQEQISILESEEKKEEEAKADEEADPQEAGASPEKEQKADKKLLTGLGKEAASLLQSLNMLGSPEEKVEMVLKKYTELMGQVEEHRTEKKQLEQLQQRQGLLVKQRDQLQFEHSRAILARSKLEMLCRELQRHNRTLKEESLQRLREDEMKRKEITAHFQSTLVDIQNQIEQHSNRNNKLCQENSELASKLKTIIEQYERREQTLEKIFKHRDLQQKLSDAKLEEANMLLSQAEEKHNREKEYLLKEAIEKTKKCYAMKEQELQMKKQLVLYSQKFDEFQNTLAKSNEIYITFKQEMDKMTKKMKKLEKESNIWKTRFESCNKALVEMIDERSEKAKEFELFTMKIDRLETLCRSLQDERKSLYSKIKEIRSSEKDLAPAVDLPQVDELPELVQLPESAPNPMLTAEMKRLREEQIRLQEFAASLVSSITDDAGESDSEEEETAQKIPEIPEATKLESTEPVDKPESIKEEPSTTEENKQEVVSVNQEKIPTNPEPTKSEMESKLSQEPLQPEISEQKTGKQESAKDEPSQEEVTKAEETVEQESTQPKPVMKEDSKDTAVKPELPEPEPPRQELLKEGQPKLVTKEECKLEAVKPELPEPEPELPKQEPFKEKPKPVTKEECKLEAVKPELPEPEPPKQEPLKEEQPKPVTKEECKLEAVKPELPEPELPKHEPLKEEQPKPFTKEECKPEAVKPELPEPEPPKQEPLKEEQPKPFTKEECKDSSSSIVKPELPEPEPPKQEPLKEEQPKPVTKEECKLEAVKPELPEPELPKQEPLKEEHVDKAAAASEEPKAQATKPKASKSQEAKAKAGKAQPKKQSSAKKKGSAKGQNKS, encoded by the exons ATGATGGAGGGCAGTGACCAGACCTCTGAGAACACCAATGAACAAGTCAATGAGCCTGAAGAGCAGCCAGTGGACCCGATGGAGGACTTCAGCCGGCAGCTAGAGGATATAATCAACACGTATGGAGCGGCATCGAGCCTGATGCAGGAGCAGATCTCCATCCTGGAGTCTGAGGAGAAAAAGGAAGAGGAGGCAAAGGCTGATGAAGAGGCTGACCCACAAGAAGCTGGTGCCAGTCCAGAGAAGGAGCAAAAAGCTGATAAGAAACTCCTCACGGGCCTGG GTAAAGAGGCCGCATCCTTATTGCAAAGCCTGAACATGCTCGGCTCACCAGAAGAGAAAGTGGAAATGGTGTTGAAGAAATACACTGAGTTG atGGGGCAGGTGGAGGAACACAGGACTGAGAAGAAACAGCTGGAGCAGCTTCAGCAGAGACAGGGTCTTCTGGTCAAGCAGAGAGATCAGCTTCAGTTCGAGCACAGTCGTGCCATTCTGGCCCGCAGCAAGCTGGAGATGCTCTGCAGGGAGCTTCAGAGACATAACAGGACACTGAAG GAGGAGAGTCTGCAAAGGCTGCGGGAGGATGAAATGAAGCGGAAGGAGATCACCGCTCATTTCCAGAGCACGCTGGTGGACATTCAGAATCAGATCGAGCAGCACAGTAACCGCAACAACAAGCTATGCCAAGAGAACAGTGAGCTGGCCAGCAAACTCAAGACCATCATAGAGCAGTATGAGCGGAGAGAACAG ACTTTAGAGAAGATCTTCAAACACAGAGATCTACAGCAGAAACTGTCTGATGCCAAGCTGGAAGAAGCCAACATGCTCCTCAGTCAAGCTGAAGAGAAGCACAACAGGGAGAAGGAATAT TTGCTTAAAGAGGCtattgaaaaaacaaagaaatgctaCGCGATGAAGGAGCAGGAGTTACAGATGAAGAAACAG CTTGTGTTGTACTCCCAGAAGTTTGATGAGTTtcagaacacactagcaaaaAGCAATGAAATTTACATCACTTTCAAACAGGAGATGGACAAG aTGACAAAGAAGATGAAAAAGCTGGAAAAAGAGTCAAACATATGGAAGACACGGTTTGAAAGCTGCAATAAAGCTCTTGTTGAAATGATTGATGAG AGATCAGAAAAGGCCAAAGAGTTTGAACTCTTCACTATGAAAATCGACCGTCTGGAGACTCTGTGCCGATCACTGCAGGATGAAAGAAAAAGTTTATATAGCAAGATTAAAGAAATACGGTCCTCAGAAAAGGATCTAGCACCTGCAGTGGATTTGCCCCAAGTAGATGAGCTTCCAGAGCTTGTCCAACTTCCTGAGTCAGCTCCCAACCCCATGTTGACCGCAGAGATGAAGAGGCTGCGAGAGGAGCAGATTCGTCTGCAGGAGTTTGCAGCTTCCTTGGTAAGTTCCATAACAGATGATGCTGGAGAATCTGATAGTGAGGAAGAGGAGACGGCACAAAAGATTCCAGAAATTCCTGAGGCTACCAAACTTGAGTCCACCGAACCAGTGGATAAACCAGAATCAATAAAAGAGGAACCCTCTaccacagaagaaaacaaacaagaggTTGTTAGTGTAAACCAAGAGAAGATACCCACAAATCCTGAACCCACCAAATCTGAGATGGAATCCAAACTTTCTCAAGAGCCTCTACAACCAGAGATCAGTGAACAAAAGACAGGAAAACAAGAATCAGCCAAAGATGAACCAAGCCAGGAAGAGGTGACAAAAGCAGAAGAGACGGTCGAACAGGAATCCACTCAGCCAAAGCCTGTCATGAAAGAAGACAGCAAAGATACAGCTGTTAAACCTGAGCTACCTGAACCAGAGCCGCCCAGACAAGAACTCCTCAAAGAAGGGCAGCCAAAGCTTGTCACTAAAGAAGAGTGCAAACTTGAAGCTGTTAAACCTGAGTTACCTGAACCAGAACCAGAGCTTCCCAAACAAGAGCCCTTCAAAGAGAAGCCAAAGCCTGTCACTAAAGAAGAGTGCAAACTTGAAGCTGTTAAACCTGAGTTACCTGAACCAGAGCCGCCCAAACAAGAGCCCCTCAAAGAGGAGCAGCCAAAGCCTGTCACGAAAGAAGAGTGCAAACTTGAAGCTGTTAAACCTGAGTTACCTGAACCAGAGCTGCCCAAACATGAGCCCCTCAAAGAGGAGCAGCCAAAGCCTTTCACGAAAGAAGAGTGCAAACCTGAAGCTGTTAAACCTGAGTTACCTGAACCAGAGCCACCCAAACAAGAGCCCCTCAAAGAGGAGCAGCCAAAGCCTTTCACGAAAGAAGAGTGCAAAGATTCAAGTAGCTCAATTGTTAAGCCTGAGCTACCTGAACCAGAGCCACCCAAACAAGAGCCCCTCAAAGAGGAGCAGCCAAAGCCTGTCACGAAAGAAGAGTGCAAACTTGAAGCTGTTAAACCTGAGTTACCTGAACCAGAGCTGCCCAAACAAGAGCCCCTCAAAGAGGAGCATGTTGATAAAGCCGCAGCTGCCTCTGAGGAACCCAAAGCACAGGCGACAAAACCTAAAGCCTCAAAATCTCAAGAGGCAAAAGCGAAGGCCGGCAAAGCCCAGCCTAAAAAACAAAGTTCAGCCAAGAAGAAAGGTTCTGCAAAGGGTCAGAATAAAAGCTAA
- the LOC109080223 gene encoding beta-taxilin-like isoform X4, translated as MMEGSDQTSENTNEQVNEPEEQPVDPMEDFSRQLEDIINTYGAASSLMQEQISILESEEKKEEEAKADEEADPQEAGASPEKEQKADKKLLTGLGKEAASLLQSLNMLGSPEEKVEMVLKKYTELVEEHRTEKKQLEQLQQRQGLLVKQRDQLQFEHSRAILARSKLEMLCRELQRHNRTLKEESLQRLREDEMKRKEITAHFQSTLVDIQNQIEQHSNRNNKLCQENSELASKLKTIIEQYERREQTLEKIFKHRDLQQKLSDAKLEEANMLLSQAEEKHNREKEYLLTQAAEWKLQAKELKEQHTVMQAQLVLYSQKFDEFQNTLAKSNEIYITFKQEMDKMTKKMKKLEKESNIWKTRFESCNKALVEMIDERSEKAKEFELFTMKIDRLETLCRSLQDERKSLYSKIKEIRSSEKDLAPAVDLPQVDELPELVQLPESAPNPMLTAEMKRLREEQIRLQEFAASLVSSITDDAGESDSEEEETAQKIPEIPEATKLESTEPVDKPESIKEEPSTTEENKQEVVSVNQEKIPTNPEPTKSEMESKLSQEPLQPEISEQKTGKQESAKDEPSQEEVTKAEETVEQESTQPKPVMKEDSKDTAVKPELPEPEPPRQELLKEGQPKLVTKEECKLEAVKPELPEPEPELPKQEPFKEKPKPVTKEECKLEAVKPELPEPEPPKQEPLKEEQPKPVTKEECKLEAVKPELPEPELPKHEPLKEEQPKPFTKEECKPEAVKPELPEPEPPKQEPLKEEQPKPFTKEECKDSSSSIVKPELPEPEPPKQEPLKEEQPKPVTKEECKLEAVKPELPEPELPKQEPLKEEHVDKAAAASEEPKAQATKPKASKSQEAKAKAGKAQPKKQSSAKKKGSAKGQNKS; from the exons ATGATGGAGGGCAGTGACCAGACCTCTGAGAACACCAATGAACAAGTCAATGAGCCTGAAGAGCAGCCAGTGGACCCGATGGAGGACTTCAGCCGGCAGCTAGAGGATATAATCAACACGTATGGAGCGGCATCGAGCCTGATGCAGGAGCAGATCTCCATCCTGGAGTCTGAGGAGAAAAAGGAAGAGGAGGCAAAGGCTGATGAAGAGGCTGACCCACAAGAAGCTGGTGCCAGTCCAGAGAAGGAGCAAAAAGCTGATAAGAAACTCCTCACGGGCCTGG GTAAAGAGGCCGCATCCTTATTGCAAAGCCTGAACATGCTCGGCTCACCAGAAGAGAAAGTGGAAATGGTGTTGAAGAAATACACTGAGTTG GTGGAGGAACACAGGACTGAGAAGAAACAGCTGGAGCAGCTTCAGCAGAGACAGGGTCTTCTGGTCAAGCAGAGAGATCAGCTTCAGTTCGAGCACAGTCGTGCCATTCTGGCCCGCAGCAAGCTGGAGATGCTCTGCAGGGAGCTTCAGAGACATAACAGGACACTGAAG GAGGAGAGTCTGCAAAGGCTGCGGGAGGATGAAATGAAGCGGAAGGAGATCACCGCTCATTTCCAGAGCACGCTGGTGGACATTCAGAATCAGATCGAGCAGCACAGTAACCGCAACAACAAGCTATGCCAAGAGAACAGTGAGCTGGCCAGCAAACTCAAGACCATCATAGAGCAGTATGAGCGGAGAGAACAG ACTTTAGAGAAGATCTTCAAACACAGAGATCTACAGCAGAAACTGTCTGATGCCAAGCTGGAAGAAGCCAACATGCTCCTCAGTCAAGCTGAAGAGAAGCACAACAGGGAGAAGGAATAT TTACTCACTCAGGCTGCAGAGTGGAAACTACAGGCTAAAGAGCTGAAAGAGCAGCACACTGTCATGCAGGCCCAG CTTGTGTTGTACTCCCAGAAGTTTGATGAGTTtcagaacacactagcaaaaAGCAATGAAATTTACATCACTTTCAAACAGGAGATGGACAAG aTGACAAAGAAGATGAAAAAGCTGGAAAAAGAGTCAAACATATGGAAGACACGGTTTGAAAGCTGCAATAAAGCTCTTGTTGAAATGATTGATGAG AGATCAGAAAAGGCCAAAGAGTTTGAACTCTTCACTATGAAAATCGACCGTCTGGAGACTCTGTGCCGATCACTGCAGGATGAAAGAAAAAGTTTATATAGCAAGATTAAAGAAATACGGTCCTCAGAAAAGGATCTAGCACCTGCAGTGGATTTGCCCCAAGTAGATGAGCTTCCAGAGCTTGTCCAACTTCCTGAGTCAGCTCCCAACCCCATGTTGACCGCAGAGATGAAGAGGCTGCGAGAGGAGCAGATTCGTCTGCAGGAGTTTGCAGCTTCCTTGGTAAGTTCCATAACAGATGATGCTGGAGAATCTGATAGTGAGGAAGAGGAGACGGCACAAAAGATTCCAGAAATTCCTGAGGCTACCAAACTTGAGTCCACCGAACCAGTGGATAAACCAGAATCAATAAAAGAGGAACCCTCTaccacagaagaaaacaaacaagaggTTGTTAGTGTAAACCAAGAGAAGATACCCACAAATCCTGAACCCACCAAATCTGAGATGGAATCCAAACTTTCTCAAGAGCCTCTACAACCAGAGATCAGTGAACAAAAGACAGGAAAACAAGAATCAGCCAAAGATGAACCAAGCCAGGAAGAGGTGACAAAAGCAGAAGAGACGGTCGAACAGGAATCCACTCAGCCAAAGCCTGTCATGAAAGAAGACAGCAAAGATACAGCTGTTAAACCTGAGCTACCTGAACCAGAGCCGCCCAGACAAGAACTCCTCAAAGAAGGGCAGCCAAAGCTTGTCACTAAAGAAGAGTGCAAACTTGAAGCTGTTAAACCTGAGTTACCTGAACCAGAACCAGAGCTTCCCAAACAAGAGCCCTTCAAAGAGAAGCCAAAGCCTGTCACTAAAGAAGAGTGCAAACTTGAAGCTGTTAAACCTGAGTTACCTGAACCAGAGCCGCCCAAACAAGAGCCCCTCAAAGAGGAGCAGCCAAAGCCTGTCACGAAAGAAGAGTGCAAACTTGAAGCTGTTAAACCTGAGTTACCTGAACCAGAGCTGCCCAAACATGAGCCCCTCAAAGAGGAGCAGCCAAAGCCTTTCACGAAAGAAGAGTGCAAACCTGAAGCTGTTAAACCTGAGTTACCTGAACCAGAGCCACCCAAACAAGAGCCCCTCAAAGAGGAGCAGCCAAAGCCTTTCACGAAAGAAGAGTGCAAAGATTCAAGTAGCTCAATTGTTAAGCCTGAGCTACCTGAACCAGAGCCACCCAAACAAGAGCCCCTCAAAGAGGAGCAGCCAAAGCCTGTCACGAAAGAAGAGTGCAAACTTGAAGCTGTTAAACCTGAGTTACCTGAACCAGAGCTGCCCAAACAAGAGCCCCTCAAAGAGGAGCATGTTGATAAAGCCGCAGCTGCCTCTGAGGAACCCAAAGCACAGGCGACAAAACCTAAAGCCTCAAAATCTCAAGAGGCAAAAGCGAAGGCCGGCAAAGCCCAGCCTAAAAAACAAAGTTCAGCCAAGAAGAAAGGTTCTGCAAAGGGTCAGAATAAAAGCTAA